TCAATATACCTGGTAGCATTAATACCCTATCAATCTCTTCCAACGGTTCATACATAGCAGCAGGGTATTCGACAGATAGAATAGTGTATTCCACGGGGTTAGAAGAGGATGAGATAGGCATCTTTAACAGGAGTGAAGATTTTTTTTATCCTTTTCGGAGTTTCCAGACCGATTCTGAAGTTCGAATTGTTTCAATTTCCTCAGACGGTTCATTTCTGTCAGCTGTGTCTGGAAACAATATATATTTCTACGATATCAATCTCGGAAAAATGTCGAAAAAAGATATGCTTGGAATTAATGCAATTTCAGTCTCTTCAAATGGCTCGTACGTAGCTGCTCTATCGGGAGATAACATTCACCTTTTTAACAGAAGCGGAACGCTTTTGTGGAGTTACAATACAAATTATTCAACTACTGATGTAATGGTTTCATCGGATAGTTCGCGAATAATAGCAGCGTCGGGAAGAGATATTTATATCTTCGATAATGGAGGGACACTTTTGTGGAGTTACAGGACGGATAAAGATGTTCTTAGCGTCTCGTTATCTCCAGATGGCTCCTATGCGGCAGCGGGGTCAAAAGATCTGAAAGTATATTTCATTGGAGAAAAAGCTTCACAATCTATAACACCTGCAATTCAGACTACTTTGGCAACACCTGAAGTTCCAATAATCACAACATCAACACAGACTCCTGAAACTTTTCAAAATTATACCACTCCAAACAAATCAACTCCCTTCCCCTCTGTTCTCTCTGCTATAGTCATGCTGCTCGTGTTCTGGTGTTGGCAGCGCAGGTAAAACCGATTTTATGTGTAAATTTATATTTCGAATTACCCATTATTCTAAAAAGCACACCATCTGCTCTCTCTCGATTCAGCAACTCAAAGGGAGACGCCGATACTCAGCAGTATCTAACTCCATGCAGCTTGAGGTTAAATGTCGGTATCTTTAAGCTAATAGGCTTTATTTCAACAATATTATGGCTGTCCTGGTCTTAAAGAGTTCTCAGGGATGCTGGATGCGCGCACTACTCTGAAAGTCTTGGCGTGGTACTTGTACGTCTTGGAAGGCGTGAAGACCAATTTTTTTGCATGCGGAAAAGTTACTATCAGAGAGGTGAATGAAATAGAGGAAGGGAAGAAACTTGTCAATTCCATAGTTGCCATGGTAGATCAAAAGCAACTGCTTGGAGAAGAATGGAATAAATGAACAGGTTCATAAGTACGAAAACCAGATAACTATGTTTATGGGGAGGCTCAAAATAAGATGCCTTTGCTTGAGATCAAAGATATAACATACCGAGTAAAAGAAAGAGAAATATTTTCCGGGCTTTCTCTTGAAGTTGAATCTGGAGAAGTCCACGCAATTCTCGGAAAAAATGGAACAGGCAAGAGCACTCTTGCCTATCTCATTATGGGATGTGAAGGTTATGTTCCAACTTCGGGAGAGATACTTTTTGGAGGGATGGTTATTAATGATCTTAAAATCCACGAAAGGGCAAAGCTCGGAATCACCCTGGCCTGGCAGGAGCCGGTAAGGCTTGAGGGTATTTCTGTCAGGGATTACCTGACCCTGAAGAAAAAAGATATAAACCCATCCCATTATCTTGAAATGGTAGGACTTTCTCCAGAACTCTGCATTGCCAGGATGATGGATAAATCACTAAGCGGCGGTGAAAGAAAAAGGATCGAACTTGCATCCATTGTCGCACTGGAGCCGAAACTGGCTATCCTTGATGAACCCGACTCTGGTATAGATATGCTCTCTATACAGGATATCATAAATGTTATCAATGTATTAAAGAAAAATGGGGCTTCTGTGCTTTTAATTACTCACAGGGAGGAAATTGGGAAGATCGCGGACAGGGCATCCCAGATCTGCGATGGTAAAATAGTATGCTCTGGTGATCCAGAGAAGGTTGCTGAATATTATAAATCAAGGAAATGCGAGATATGCAGCAGCGAGGAATGTGTATATGTCTGAACTTGATGAATTGATGAAAGTATTTGGAGAGTCTGGCGGGGATAAAAGCATTCTTGGTATGGGTGATATAGCTCACCTTGTTGCAAGCGGTCATAAGATATTAAGCATGAAGGCAGTTGATGGAATAGAGGTAAAGGCAGAAGAGACTGCCACTGGAATTGCTGCAAACGTCAGGGTTCTTGAGGGAAGAATCATAAAACATCCTGTACACCTTTGCTTTGGCGTAATGCACAAAAAGGGAATACAGGAAATAAAGATGAATGTCCAGCTTGAAAAAGACTCTTCAGCACGTTTTATTGCACATTGTATATTCCCGAAGGCGGAGAACGTGAGGCATATCATGGATGCAGTTGTTGAAATAGGTGAAAATGCCGAGATGAGATATTCGGAGGTTCATTATCATGGACCTTACGGGGGAATAGAAGTAATCCCGAAGGCGGTTGTAAAGGTTGGCAAAAACGGCAGGTACTTTACTGATTTTTCATTGATCACTGGAAGGGTTGGAAAACTCGGGATAGATTATACGATCGAGGTAGGTGAAAATGCTGTAACGGAATTGATAGCAAGGGTATTCGGTCATGGCGATGATAAGATCAATATAAAAGAAAAGGTCGTGCTCGATGGCGAAAATTCAAGAGGTCTCATAAAAACAAGGGTCGCTCTTGAGGATAGGGCGGAAGCGGAGGTAACCGGTATCACCGAAGGCAACGCTGCGGGTGCAAGAGGTCATGTAGACTGCATGGAGATCGTAAAGGACAGTGCTGTTGCTAAAGCCATTCCTATTGTGAATGTTACGCATCCCCTTGCGAAAGTAACCCATGAAGCTGCTATCGGAAGCGTGGATAAAAGGCAACTTGAAACCCTGATGGCACACGGGCTCACTCCAGAAGAGGCTGTGGACGTGATCGTAAAAGGGATATTGAAATAAAATATCACATAGGCCTATAGGAGACCTGAGTATGCGATTATCATATCAAATTTTCTTGATATTCAAGTATAATGTTTATTTTATAAACGTCTGTTTAGATTTAGCAGATATCAGTTGTATGAAAACACATAAGGAGAGAGGCGATACTTGAAAGAAATAACCGGTCGTTCCGGGGGAACAGGTAAAGGAAGTCTCAGTATAATAAGTAAGTTCCTGACCCTCTGGATCCTTCTCGCCATGGCAGCTGGCATAATTATTGGAGCAGTATATCCGCAGATAGCCAGGATATTGGATGCACATCGTATCGAGCAGGTCTCCCTGCCCATTGCGATAGGTCTTATATGGATGATGTATCCTCCTCTGGCTGGCGTGAAATACGAGGAACTCTCCAAAATGAAGAGGCAGGGAAAAGCCCTGAGCGCATCTATCATCCAGAACTGGATCATTGGTCCCGTGCTGATGTTCTCCCTGGCATGGATCTTCCTCCCCGACCTCCCGGAGTACCGAATTGGCCTCATTTTGATCGGTCTCGCCCGCTGCATCGCCATGGTTCTTGTCTGGAACCAGCTCGCAGGAGGGGACAACGACCTGTGCGCTGTCCTTGTTGCCATGAATTCTCTTTTCCAGGTAGCATTATATTCCGTGCTTGCCTACGCATTTATCACAGTATTTTCCACATGGATAGGCGGCGCAGGAGCGGGAGCAATAGTCGATATATCGATCATGCAGGTCTCCAGGGCGGTTTTCATCTATCTTGGCATCCCTTTTATCGCGGGTATAAT
The genomic region above belongs to Candidatus Methanoperedens sp. and contains:
- a CDS encoding ABC transporter ATP-binding protein — encoded protein: MPLLEIKDITYRVKEREIFSGLSLEVESGEVHAILGKNGTGKSTLAYLIMGCEGYVPTSGEILFGGMVINDLKIHERAKLGITLAWQEPVRLEGISVRDYLTLKKKDINPSHYLEMVGLSPELCIARMMDKSLSGGERKRIELASIVALEPKLAILDEPDSGIDMLSIQDIINVINVLKKNGASVLLITHREEIGKIADRASQICDGKIVCSGDPEKVAEYYKSRKCEICSSEECVYV
- a CDS encoding SufD family Fe-S cluster assembly protein, translating into MSELDELMKVFGESGGDKSILGMGDIAHLVASGHKILSMKAVDGIEVKAEETATGIAANVRVLEGRIIKHPVHLCFGVMHKKGIQEIKMNVQLEKDSSARFIAHCIFPKAENVRHIMDAVVEIGENAEMRYSEVHYHGPYGGIEVIPKAVVKVGKNGRYFTDFSLITGRVGKLGIDYTIEVGENAVTELIARVFGHGDDKINIKEKVVLDGENSRGLIKTRVALEDRAEAEVTGITEGNAAGARGHVDCMEIVKDSAVAKAIPIVNVTHPLAKVTHEAAIGSVDKRQLETLMAHGLTPEEAVDVIVKGILK
- the arsB gene encoding ACR3 family arsenite efflux transporter, producing the protein MKEITGRSGGTGKGSLSIISKFLTLWILLAMAAGIIIGAVYPQIARILDAHRIEQVSLPIAIGLIWMMYPPLAGVKYEELSKMKRQGKALSASIIQNWIIGPVLMFSLAWIFLPDLPEYRIGLILIGLARCIAMVLVWNQLAGGDNDLCAVLVAMNSLFQVALYSVLAYAFITVFSTWIGGAGAGAIVDISIMQVSRAVFIYLGIPFIAGIITRAVLMKIKGKEWYDNVFMEKLGPTALIGLLFTIIVMFSLKGEYIVALPWHVFRIAIPLLAYFSIMFGLSFFMSQKMGFSYEDSTTLAFTAASNNFELAIAVAIAVFGIGSGEAFAAVVGPLIEVPVMLGLVHVAWMARAKWFDKNGLPLSVKR